One genomic segment of Cololabis saira isolate AMF1-May2022 chromosome 22, fColSai1.1, whole genome shotgun sequence includes these proteins:
- the LOC133422991 gene encoding RNA-binding Raly-like protein isoform X5 has protein sequence MMTMYKGKRRNHRYINMAGEPKPYRPKAGSKRPLSAVYSGYEFDYEYYRDDFYSRLFDYHGRVAPPPRAVIPVKRSRVLAPSSRRGKTSFPIKTSSSSSSSSSRPPTSTSSGVKLKTDQLQTIKRELTQIKMKIDSLLGRLEKIEKQQRVESEAQRKYEDNCESLHEESVSETAENSGEEAGEGALDVEAGEMTDGGEDDYDEEGSHHLMENHVSDIDN, from the exons ACATAAACATGGCAGGTGAGCCCAAGCCCTACAGGCCTAAAGCGGGCTCCAAGCGGCCGCTCTCCGCTGTTTACAG CGGATATGAATTTGATTATGAGTACTACAGGGATGATTTTTACAGCAG GCTGTTCGACTACCACGGCAGAGTGGCCCCTCCACCCAGAGCTGTGATCCCTGTGAAACGCTCCAGGGTGCTCGCTCCTTCCTCCCGCCGCGGGAAGACTTCCTTCCCCATTAAAacatcttcctcttcctcctcttcatcctccagacctcccacATCAACCTCCTCCGGCGTCAAAC TGAAGACGGACCAGCTCCAGACTATCAAACGAGAGCTCACTCAGATCAAGATGAAGATTGACTCTTTGCTGGGACGTCTGGAGAAGattgagaagcagcagagagttGAATCTG aggCTCAAAGAAAGTACGAAGACAACTGTGAGTCCCTGCATGAGGAGTCTGTGTCAGAGACAGCAGAGAACTCTGGGGAGGAGGCCGGTGAGGGGGCATTGGACGTGGAAGCGGGAGAGATGACCGATGGAGGCGAGGACGACTATGACGAGGAGGGCAGCCACCATCTG ATGGAGAACCATGTGTCAGATATTGACAACTGA